GTTATCAGCAGGTTATTACAGCATTTAGCAGTGTACCTTAATTTGATAAATGAATGCTTACATATCAAAAATGTTCTTAACATCCCTTTCTCTCATCACTTTCCTCATAGTTTAAAACAGATTCAAATGGCAAAGAGAGAGGggaattaataattttttttttttcagctttcgTGCAGAGGTGGAAGGACTTTGTGATGATAAGTTTGCGCTGGATCCGCTGATGCCAGATTTGCTGGTGTTTCCTCCAGCAACTGAACTGCATGCCCATCACTTGACCAATAATGGCAGCATTGTCTTGCAAGACCGGGTATGCAGAAACAGCTAGTGGTTTTATCCTTTCATCTAGATGATTAGTGTCgggaagggggtgggggaggagagggatgTGTTATTATAAAGAAAAGCTAGTCAGATAATCAGCTCTTAAAACATGAAATCACATCaaattaaataacataaaaaagtgttgttttgatcggtatttataaaaaataaattttcaatatttaacatGAAAtcaaaatagtaataaaaatacttgGCAATCAGTGCAAATCTCTCACAAACCTTCCCACTTCTctcttgcatgcacacacacacacacagaggttggACAAGTCTTGATTAGTGTTATAGACACaattgtaaaaatgttctttttggTTCTTGCTAAAAGAGATCATACACTTTGGACAAGAGTCAGTACAATCTGCTGCTAGTAATTTGCTGTTGCCTAGTCTAGTTTATGCTGATATATTATGTTTCataaagctatatcacagcaaggatTTTTGCTGTCTGACTATTGCGGGGTTCATTTTTCGTCTATAGGCAAGCTGCTTCCCAGCCCATGTGCTAAACCCTCCATCTGGTGCAACAGTCTTGGACTGCTGTGCTGCCCCTGGAAACAAGACCTCTCACATAGCCAGTCTTCTTGGGAACTCGGGGTAGgtgtgattatattttttaatcaatcagCAGTTTTCAGAGCTTACCCAGCACCAGTTGTTAATTTATGTAATATGATGCAGTGAATGCATTCTCAACCAAAGCAAGCTTCTGCACCAGGGTTCAATGAAAGTGTTGCTCAGAAAGCATAATACATTTAAAAGGAGGTAAAAAAGTGCAAGGGTTGTAAAGctgcaaaaagaatttttattaccttataatttatgtatatacacaaacatgtgcATGATGATGGTAATAAAATAACAGCAGTGTGCTTTTATAGGTGTAAACAATGTaataagtgtaaacaatatacCTTTGAACACTTGTTGTGCTAGAAACAAATGAAGTATGGCACCATATAATTTTGAATGAATACAGATACCATTCAGTTTGTTAActggatataaaaaaaaaaatcagttatctGCCTTCTGGTTTGTAGGCGAGTGTTGGCATATGAACGCGATGTGAAGCGCATGTCCTTGCTGCAAAAACAGCTTCAGAAGACAGGtgtcaccaacaccaccactaaGTGTCAAGACTTCTTGTCCGTTGATCCACATGACCCATCCTTTGCTAATGTGGAGTTCATCTTGGTTGACCCCTCTTGCAGTGGTTCAGGTAATGTGGCATTGCAGACAGAAGTCTGCCAGATTCAGGTTCTACTTTTCATAGATTTGCCTGTCAAAAGTCGTGtatataacaaataataaatgttctcAAGCCACAGAAATTCCACCAGTGCAAACAATTCACTTGGAAAATCTTTTAGAACTGTAATGGTGATATATACAACGTTTTTGTGGTGCTGATTAGCGAGGGTGAGCAATGTGTTTTGACGAGATTAGGGgcagaatatatttaaaaacctgAGTACCACTTTGACGACTTTAATGGGGGAAGTCCATGGTTTGAGACACTTCAGAATAGTCATTTATAAAATGCACAAGCAtacttttaaaagataaatatcaaACAAGGACAACCTCAAAATGattggaatttgtttttgtcatcagGTATGCTAAGTAGGATGGATCATCTCTCAAGCACTACTTGCCAACGTCTTGAAAATCTGGCACGCTTCCAAGTGTCCATTCTCAAGCATGCCCTACGCTTCTCATCAGTACGTCGTGTTGTGTATTCCACCTGCTCAATCAACGAGGAGGAAAATGAACAGGTGGTTGCTGAAGTGGCATGGCAGGTGAAAGACCAATTCCATGTACAAAAAATTTTTCCCATGTGGCCACACAGAGGCCAGGGAAGTTCCCCATATGCAGATTGCTGTATTCGAATGAGCCCAAAAGATGATTTAACAAATGGTTTCTTTGTTGCATGCTTCGAAAAGACTGAGAAAAGTGCAACATTATGCCAGGAAGCTAGtgcaaaaaaactgaaaaaaaggaaacagagaagaaaagatggcatgaatgaaaacatgcacaagaaaaagaaattatctgACGATACAGTTGGATGAAGTTGTCTGATCACAGGGGAGGATGAAGAGCTTATGTGCTAATGCATTTCTGCATCCCTTTCTCAACAAGTTTCTGTCAGAAAACAGCCTTGATTCTGCCATGCCTGTACTGTGCATGCATTTCTGCATAATGTAGCTTCGTTGATTAAATTTGTGGCATTACTTCTTGGCTTGCAGATGACTTTCATGCTTCTGACATTCTCAAATTAATGTCTTCAGTCTGAACTGGTGCACCATTTATTTCCTCGTCTTCTTCCGAAGTCTGAAAGAAATGAATAGCAGGTTTTAGGCAAAACTATCAATACTTGCAAGAAAATATGGCAGAGGCCTTAACAGACTATCACTTCTCAAACATTCCTCAATACCACCAATCCCCAAAGGTCAGGGACATTTCAGATGTGATTGCTGCTGGCCCTGAAAGAGACTTTTGGcaagacattttaatttcagCTATTATTATTCAGCCTAAAGGATGGGGTGGGAATTTATGCACCgtcatgtcttctttttattgttgCCAAATGAACTGCTAGCTTTGAAATGTTCATTGTGATGGTGATTACAGTCAACAATCCCAGTTTCACTTGGTATGTATGTACACAGAGGCTATTTGTACGCTAGTGATACTACTAGTGTTTCAGAATGATGCGGCTCACATCCTCACTGCTGAACAGGACAGGTTCAATCTTTGCCCAAGCTGATTTATGGGTAATCTAGAACCAGTAAAGAGCATGGTAAAGTAATTCTTGTAGGTGGTCTTTCATCACATTTAACTGCTCATTGGCACTGTGGTCAAAAAGCTAGAGACTGATAAATTGAGCCACATATCTAAAGTAATGGATAAAGTTTACATGCCGACTGACAGAGGGGctgggaaaagaaaatgtctttgcaTTGTGTTAACTGCTGAAATGCAATGAGAAGCAACAAAATGGCTTTACACCAAAATTTCAAATCAAAACACTTTCATCAGACGATCTCATCTATTGCCCACCTGCAGTAAATCAGCTGGAAATGCTAGGTTTTGTCAATGttgaacaagaaaatatttctactgAGAATCAAAGTTTCATCCATGAAGAAGAATTGCTTTTATCTCCATCTGTTTACATCTATCCTGTAGTGAACTCCACATGCAGTGAAAGAGCAAAAGTTTAGGGTGGAGTGTTAGTATTAGTAACTAGTTAAGTATGGATGCCAATGAAATTTTGGACGATTGGATTTACAATTGGATAGCACCTTTAGGTAGGATTGCCTTACAAATTTCTATAAAGACAATGGATCAACTGATGACATTACATTGGTCCAAATATGTTCTACTGGGAccactaatttttttcagaaagttatACAAGATAGTAATTTTCCTTTTAGTTCTACATTCTTACCAGGAACCTGTCTGTGTCTGCCAGTGCCTGTTTTGCCAAGTACTGTTCACGTTTGATCTTAAGCTCCAAGGCTTTTGGAATATCAGGGACCATGATGTCAATCAACTTGCTAATGCCAAACACAACATGCTGTGAAAGAGAAATGTAGAGAGCTATACAGTCATAGTATATGccaaacttttaaacttttcagaTCAATTGTGAAAGCTCGTACTCTAGTACATCAACAAGCTACAtgtttaactgaaaaaaataataatccatGTAAGATTTTGCAAAGCACTTAAACTACACTTTTGTTTGTAGTAAATCTAATTGAAATAATGAGTAGACCTGTGGTCCATAGTCataatgtttgcaaaaaaaaaagtaggtctgaaatatgaacataaaaaaaaagaacttaaactaaaagcagacaaaacatacaaaatatataaacactgcACAAATAATAGGTATAAAGTAGTATTTATTTCCACATCTGATTTTCTGTTAAGAATGTCTAGTTGAGCATCAACATTAACTCAGCCTAGCACTTAGagactttatttttcatctctttcagGCAGGTAAGCATCTGGTtggaggtaaaaaaaatcaaacctgCATTAAGGGAGggaactacaaaaaaaaaaaaaagaagggagttttttctctttacaatACAGACCAAAGCATTATCAGGTATATCCTGAAAGAAGTGCACATATTTATACTCAATTCTGTGACTGAATtaagcacaaacacaaagatttgctgattatttatttatgctcaCCTCAAAGAGGATAACAAAGCCCAGACGAACAGCCAGAAGATGCCAGTAGAATATATTATAATCACCATTTTCATCGCGGAAATCCCGATACCTACACAATCCATAATTTATCATGTGACTGAATAGTTATTGGATCCTGACAGTGAGGAAACTATTTCTTTTCCCCTAAAACAGCTAGAAGCCTTTACattttttggaaagaagaaaacttgaactttgcataaaagtaaggaaaatcGCCTTCCGCCCTTCCCTGTGTTTCCTGGCAAAGCCATCACACTAAGAGGGGTAACTGTGATTAGTCTTTCCAACATCACATAATTGTCACAGTTATACCTGCATGTTTGTTGAAGTCCAGAGGTGTTAACATTGGCATAGGCAAGTGTGAAGTTAATGTAGCCATGTAGTGACCAGTCATAGTGATACTGGTACAGAATCTTGGGGAGAAATTCTGAGGTGAAGGCTATCAGGAAGGCCTGCAAGatcagagaaggaaagaaaaggtacTAGTACCTTTGCTAGGCAGCTCCTAAAAAATTAGCTACATCTTGTGAAAAATTCTCACTTTCAGTTCAACATCCACATGCAGCTTAATCAACATCTCAGAAAGcatttaatgacaaaaaaaacattttactgtattttttctgcataaaaAACACCTGCTTTCaagctaaatttaaaaaaaaaatgcatttgggTTAGCCTCTAAGTTATTGTTTTGTATGAGTTTACTGCTTAAGAAGTTTTGACACTGTTGGGTGGAATTTCAAGGAGTTCACTGGCCTTAAGTCAGTTGGTTTCACATGAAAGGAAGGTAAAGCCCTTTAGACATCTGTGCTGTAAAGGTTCAGTGGTAGGTTAGGTTTGGGGAAGTGAGAGGGggcctttgttttctttgttcatctgTGTTTTTGGAACGTAGGAGGAGAGGCAAATTCTGTAATGGTCACAAAAACTCACACATCCAAAAACAGGAGGTCTGacattaaagattaaaaaaaaaaatctgctattGCTAAAAAAAGATTACATACATTGCTGATGACAGCTATTTGTGCCAGGGCATCAAGAATCTGAAACCATACTCCTATATTCTGTGCCCTCTCTGCTACAGGCCTACGGGTTTCACAGACGAACTTTTGGGCATCTAGACGAATTTCCACCCAGTTGTTCAGAAGAGCAAACAGTGGAGCCAATGGGAAGGCAGCCACAAAAATAGTAATGAAACCAAACTGTAAAACTGTAACAGAgcacaaataataaagaagCCAAACTATAAAACTGTAAGAGAGCATAACTGACTTTAGGCAATGAAAGGGCATGTAAAGGCAAAGTATCTTCTCAAACTATATCACTGGATCGTTCAAGTAAAAGCAATTATTTACGCGCATAACTTCACCTTGCTGGACACTTGTTGGGTATTGCGCCATTAATTGAACACTTACTACTAGGTTATGTTCTGTGTTAGTCAAGTTAAAGCAATGACCTCAACATTCATAAATGGTACACCAGTTTTATACACAAATGACTAATGCACTTTTCCCAgttgactcagctgtggaatgTTTTGAGATATGTATCTTACAAAAAGATAACAGAGTTGTTTGTTCACAATTacactttgaaaataattttttattctgttaaGCCTTGAAATAGTCATGCGACCAAACACATACTACATTTATTAAACAAGAATTTGAAGCTTTGCAAGCTTAAGAAGACCTGAACTAGGAACACTCATTTCATTAACCAAACACTTCTATGACAGAAGGCGAATGGATAAAATGCAACGAAAAAAGTACTAACCTATTTCAAGATATTCCTGGAAGAGGCCCTCGTTTTCAATCAACTCATAGTCCTCCTCCCATCGTGTGAGTTTCACCACTTTCACAAGCCTTACTTGCCATCGATGCCAAAGCCCTTTTAACTTGGGCACAATGATCTCCTGTGCATTGTTAATTATCTGCTTGCCAATCATAATCACACCAAGCTGCTGAGCCAGCTCAATCAAACAACCACCATTATTGCATTCTTCTGACCTCAAGCCAAAAAATCGGTTATAATGTCCTGGGTAGCCAACAAACctaggaaaaataaaagtatatcaCGGTAAAGACATTCAGATGAGGACACAATTATTTCATAGCACTGACCTGCTGCAGACTATTAACAACAATgtcataatttaaaattatatctatatatcttctttttcctattcacccccaatggagcatagggccgatatatatattgactttctttctctcttgcacataccccccccaccaccaccaccacttacAAAATAAGTGAGATTCATCCTTAATTGACACATGTACATCTTGCTTTGTGTGCATCAAACAAGAACGAAATTCCCTTATTTTGTGGCCAAATTATCACAAAGATGACGAATTGGTTGAACTGACTAAAGGCAGTGGATGAATTGACTCTGGGCTGTGGTCAAATCATCTATGGGTTTTGGTCATGGTCAAATCGAACTCATGCCATGATCGCATTGACTGTTGGTCCCCGTCTTAACTTCTTTTGGTGGAGCTGGGCTGAAATCATTTTGACTAGATACATTCAGATGATATTTTCGCTCTCTTTTAGATAAATTTactagaagaaaacaaataagccTTTTTGGGgacaaagaaattttataaatacCTAAAAAAGCTTAGTGGAAATCAGTTTGTCCCATTCTTGCTTATAAAAGAGTTTTGAAGAATCTTACAATTGcagcaaagacaaagaatatGTTCAGCTCTGGGGAAAGATCAAAATCAGCAAGTGTTAAACATCTGTGAAAATATCATGGCCAAACTAAAGCACATACAACAGCCCTTAAACTTCTCACCTGCCTTTGAAGAAGGCAATATAAAAGATTGAAGAGTAGAAGTTGACAAACTGGAAAATGAACACCTTGAAAGTCAACTGATTCTCAAATTCTGTCTGCGTTCGATGCATCTCTGCaattaagaagaaaacatgaagaaactttttaattCATCATATCACCCTCTCACCTTCTAGGCAATGGTGGATAAAATCTATCTTGGAAGTTATTTGAACAACCTGTAAAGACAAAACTGTCATGACATCTCATTTAGGCATCACCTTGTAtagtctttttttattgctaacCTACAAAGAGGcagcatttgttttaaaagcgAGTAAGGGGGAAGTTGTGTTATGGGTTAACACAAACATGACATTCTGTAACCTCAGTTCCATTAAAGTGTCAAATATTCTGTGAACATGCTACTAGGAgttaaagttgtttgttttaactCAAGAAAAATCGATCACTGTAGGGTAGGAAGTGGTGTATTTAAAAGCTGATTCAATTATCTTTCATTATATTCCTAAACACACTGTGCCCCAAGTGTAACTATTATGACTCTTCATCATGCCACATTAATGCATCAGCAATTGCTTGCTAACTTCCCATCTATCCAGTAAGTTAGCATCTAATGTAAATGGTACATGAGCTATGACAGAATCTTTCACGGCAGTGGATTTTCAGCTGTAACACTGTTGAAACAATATTAGATGAATTGAACATATTTTTTGCTGCCTTGATGAATGGCCTTTGAATGGTCCACTTAtgctgcatagttgtttctgtAGACAAATTACAAGTTGATGCCCCAGTTGTagatacaagaaaaaatattccttaaaaaactgaaaaaaaaagttttctgtcCTATTTGAGCTGTCAGATGATCAGCAGAAAACTAATGATCACAAACGTCTGTCATGACCCCATTAAAGCAATGTTTTGACCCAGTGACCTAGTTTTAATACTGTCATTATTCAAAGCAAGTCGTCACTTACTGACCCCACTGAGTCAGTTTTAAAGCAAGAGTCTCGTAGACACGACCAATGGCCATGATGATAAGAAGATTGACAACAGCAGCTGACGTAGAGGAGATTATGGCAGAGCGAGGCCTCAGATCCTTGTTCTCAAACAGCACCATGTTGATGACCACACGATACATGATCACAGCAATAATAAAGATGAGGACCAGAGTTATCTGGGAACACAGAAAACTTTTGGTATTCAATGTGCCCATAATATGCATCTAGTTTTGACGCTACAATATTAAAAGCAAATCAAAAAAGGTCTAATTCTTAGGCTTATATTGAGGAAGCTATTGTTCCAGGATCTAATAAATGCATACAGACAGCAGCTAACATTCACAATAAACTGAAAGTTGTCAAGCATCCAACTCTAGGACTTCAGCCATAGAACTCAACTGTCTTATATCTTTCACCAGCATTGTGCATTGCAATTACTACATTAACAGATAAAATTACAATCAAATGATCACAATAAAAACCACCATAAAATATCCTTACCATAATAATGATTACTCCCATGCCAGTTAAGATTCTGGGTAACTGTTCCCGGGGGTCAAAGAATGGCTCCTTAGTACCAGTGATGGGATTCTCTCTCAAATCACAAGCTTTAGCAGCATACTCTGGTCTAGGACGTTCCTGGAATTCCAGCATGAATTATGTGTTGGTGcacttcatatatatatatgtaggtgtttgtgtttttctataCAGACTGGACACCTCAAAATCTCATGCCCCAGCAAACAAGCAAATACTGCCATCCCTAGCTTTTTTCAACAAGctcatttttaacaaattaacaaattattaataaattctaaaatttgcacatttaaaaaaatctttaccaGGATTCTGAAACTGAAGACTGTTAAAACCCTTTCTGGTATTAGGAGAAACTCATCTCATCCAGTATACTCCATAGATAGCACTTAAGCTTAGATATGAAATCCTGAAGAAAATCGATCTATCATCAATAAATGAGCTCTTTCTTTAGATTGGTTGATGATTCTTCAGcccaaaattttcaaaatgactGTGAGCCCAACTGTTGGTCACCATCTACCACTCATGCCCTTCTGGTATTGGTGTTTCAGTACACCAGGATTAGTTTAATATTCCTATACTGATCAAGTGAGCATCATCAAAAGCTCTTTTTGGTAGGACGAAACTGTTGTGGAGACTATTTAGCTACACTGACTCACCTCTTCCTCATGAAAATCCAAGCAGTCCCAATGGTGAGCCAGActaacactttttcttttccaaaattcCAGAAAAGTGACCGCTGCATAAAGATTGACAGAATTAAAAATGCAGGTGATATGCTATGCTGGATACTTCCAAGTTTGCTGCATTTCAAGCAGacaatgcacaaaaaaacataTAGGATTCATTTATCTTAAAAGAATTTTGCTGTCACAATTCCTTCATGGTGGTTGATCCCTAACCCTTATATCCTGTCTGTGCTTACTTCATAGTCAGTCTCTAACCCTTAGCTCCTGTCAGTGTATTTGCTTGACAGTCTCTAACCATTAGCTCCTGACTGTGTGCTTACATCATGGCTGGTCACTAAAGCCATATATTTTATAGgtcacacacattttcattaaaaagaaattaatgaaaaaatacattgtACTCTCAAACTAGTTATTTTTTGTGGTTGCAGAAATAAAGaggcaaaaatgacaaaatgaataatttatgatgtGTGTTTGCTATGCCTGTGCATGGGTGTGCATATgttttgtgggtgtgtgagagaaagagatttgaAGCTACAGTCCatatataaagaaaacagttctTATAAAGAATTCTCACTATCCTTAACACTCAGGATAGAAAACTGTCAGGATGATCAATCCTGTAACCAGAAGGAACATCTGAAATAAGTCACTATAGTTCATGGACAATACAAACGGATCGCAGAACATTTTGCAAACTATAAAATTTTATCCTCATCAAAAGAGTTTCATCAttgagaatagaaaaaaaatcataaccaCTACTGACCCCAAAATGAGACAAAAACTGCATAAAACACAGTGCCAGGATGATCAAAGAGGTATGCAACTTTCACAAAGAAGCAGACGTCAGACAGACTCCAGTACTCCCCAATATCACTGAGAGGACACATGACGTACTTGTCTTCGCTTAAGCACACCTCAGTTCTGCAAATACCACATTGTAAAGTTtcctacattaaaaaaataattgaaagatACGTAAGTAAACATACAGTCAACGCAATAAGACATGAGCTACTATTCCTTGTTTTGAATGGTCAACTCTAAACAACCTTGTACATGCATTATTTCATGTTACAGCACAGGCACACATCTTTCtatctcttcctccttttctctctctctactcttaTCTCTGTCACCCCCATTCTTAACTCATTACAAATTCCTAACtccttataaataaagcagtttttgGTTGGCAGGTAGGATCAGGCACTTGAAACCTATGTAAATCCACACCATTTGTACAATCTTCATGAAATTTGGCAGGAATATTCTTACTGATTCAGTCATGGACTATGCTTGGTGAACATTGCTCTGGCTCatgattattttacatttatttctatcGAAAGACCTGGTagctacaaataaaaaaatactttgcaaaAGAAACTGCCACACCTTTACTATGCAGAACAAATGTAGACATCATAACGTGACTGTGAGAGAGCAAGAAATAGACAAAGAGTAAGCAagggaaggggaagagagaatgagtgactTACATGGCAGCTTCACTCAAGATGTCATGCCAAACATAAGCTGTCATGTTAGGAAAATGACATCAAGAGTACAgtatttcactttttcattGCGCTGTGGTCGCACAGAAATAATCTTGATTCAAATGAGAGGTCAAAGGTAGACCATTAAATCATAGCTGGAAAAGCCAGTGAGGAAATCAAAGCAAAGCTGGACACCATGGtcagtaaagaaataaatactaaatGTTGATACAGCCCTATTATTACATTTTCGCcatgaacaaaatttaaatttggTTCCATGGGATGCTTACAAGgatgaaaataagacaaaaataataattatttaaaattgaaaaatgatGTATGAATACCACGCTGGAATATCACTGTTCATTGTGAAGACTCCATACAAGAAGACTAAGATGCCCACAAAGGAAGCAGGGATAAGCCATGCTGTGTACAAACCTTCAACAAAAGTGGATCTTCATTAGTAATAATCATTCTTATAAATCCTCTGATTCTAGCTGGAAGCTGTTTACTAAACATACcacataaagaataaatatatacatatgcacacatgcacaagggATTCCTTCTACTAAGTATTTTtggaaaagattgttttaagtTGAAAGTTCCATGTGTTTATGTAAGTCGTAGATAGTAAATGTAAGACATATTTATGACAAGTAATAAACcttattattttacagaacttcattgtgtttacaaagtgtctaTACACATGTGccccccaccacccacacacacacagacacacaaattcattacatttaaatataaagtAAAGGTCATTGTTTAGTTGTTGAGAAGTTAGGTgaccacacttttctcagggTTAGCTTTTAGTGGGGCTATGTCCTTTCCATCACTCCCTATAGCCTTCCTGACCCTCTATGGAGTAAGGGCCGCTAGCTTTAGTGGGTTTATGTCCTCTTTCTCACTGCCTatccttccccaaccctccatggagtcaggtactcattaCTAACAGCTGGGTCAAATGGGTTAAGTTCACTGTGCTACAAAGGTATCAAACTGGAGCACCCCCATGATTGTcattgctctaaccacttggctatcaaCTCCCCATTCtgtgtaataataatgacaagCAAAGAACCGATCGACGATCAAAAGCACTGTGTTATGACCCCATTCAAGCAAGGTCTTCAGGTAGTTATGATAATGTTATATTTCTGCACCAACAAAGCCCATGCCACCTGTCCCCACAGAGTCAGTTTGATAGCCAGTGCTTTGCAGACACCGGCAAACAACTTTGGGAGGAACTAATTATGTACTGAGTAACTAGACAAAGAAATAGTCAAGAATACATTATATACCAATCCATGCAAAATAGATGCCAATTTTCTCTCCAAAATACTCCCGAATATGATCCAGCGGCTGGTACTTGTACCAGGCTCCCCATCGTGCCCAGTAGTGGAACAACACCTGCCTGGGATTCATATCTTCAGGATGTACTTTGCTGTCAGGTAGTTCATACGGCCCCTGTacaaaaaagtataattttagGACACataatgaaacataaattttgtaaacCTACATCGCAAAACATACTGGATTTGAATGGTAGGATACCTTgattacatgaaaaaaaaacccacatcaaATGTCTGAACATGCAAAAAACAACTGAGCACCACTG
The Pomacea canaliculata isolate SZHN2017 linkage group LG2, ASM307304v1, whole genome shotgun sequence genome window above contains:
- the LOC112557376 gene encoding probable 28S rRNA (cytosine-C(5))-methyltransferase; translation: MDLYDVAAEVLQKFNKKQGSVKNLVFSSNYKNVRQLYALVCESLKYQEVMSTIFDKCSGLLEDKTLTRNRELAIVLLYEHLVGKGLRHAGSLKRICIMRHKKEVKEACSQLMQEQGVDSLASLLSGQSQMFNNLPIPRYVRVNLLKTTVDDVKATFEDEGWIWHGQLTLNNFRAEVEGLCDDKFALDPLMPDLLVFPPATELHAHHLTNNGSIVLQDRASCFPAHVLNPPSGATVLDCCAAPGNKTSHIASLLGNSGRVLAYERDVKRMSLLQKQLQKTGVTNTTTKCQDFLSVDPHDPSFANVEFILVDPSCSGSGMLSRMDHLSSTTCQRLENLARFQVSILKHALRFSSVRRVVYSTCSINEEENEQVVAEVAWQVKDQFHVQKIFPMWPHRGQGSSPYADCCIRMSPKDDLTNGFFVACFEKTEKSATLCQEASAKKLKKRKQRRKDGMNENMHKKKKLSDDTVG
- the LOC112557374 gene encoding anoctamin-7-like isoform X1 — translated: MEEAMLESTKILTTFVKLHAPWELCCVCAEDLSMRSPLQIRDSDNLSQAHPNPTKNWSETVLQTLHIPVLMSQEVPNQPLDYYTCQFKASKLQRFLGSDDHENFFTPVQRHQIVSHILSNAIYGKRKKAEIGIERLLDEEVFKAAFPLHDGPYELPDSKVHPEDMNPRQVLFHYWARWGAWYKYQPLDHIREYFGEKIGIYFAWIGLYTAWLIPASFVGILVFLYGVFTMNSDIPATEVCLSEDKYVMCPLSDIGEYWSLSDVCFFVKVAYLFDHPGTVFYAVFVSFWAVTFLEFWKRKSVSLAHHWDCLDFHEEEERPRPEYAAKACDLRENPITGTKEPFFDPREQLPRILTGMGVIIIMITLVLIFIIAVIMYRVVINMVLFENKDLRPRSAIISSTSAAVVNLLIIMAIGRVYETLALKLTQWEMHRTQTEFENQLTFKVFIFQFVNFYSSIFYIAFFKGRFVGYPGHYNRFFGLRSEECNNGGCLIELAQQLGVIMIGKQIINNAQEIIVPKLKGLWHRWQVRLVKVVKLTRWEEDYELIENEGLFQEYLEIVLQFGFITIFVAAFPLAPLFALLNNWVEIRLDAQKFVCETRRPVAERAQNIGVWFQILDALAQIAVISNAFLIAFTSEFLPKILYQYHYDWSLHGYINFTLAYANVNTSGLQQTCRYRDFRDENGDYNIFYWHLLAVRLGFVILFEHVVFGISKLIDIMVPDIPKALELKIKREQYLAKQALADTDRFLTSEEDEEINGAPVQTEDINLRMSEA
- the LOC112557374 gene encoding anoctamin-7-like isoform X3, which produces MSQEVPNQPLDYYTCQFKASKLQRFLGSDDHENFFTPVQRHQIVSHILSNAIYGKRKKAEIGIERLLDEEVFKAAFPLHDGPYELPDSKVHPEDMNPRQVLFHYWARWGAWYKYQPLDHIREYFGEKIGIYFAWIGLYTAWLIPASFVGILVFLYGVFTMNSDIPATEVCLSEDKYVMCPLSDIGEYWSLSDVCFFVKVAYLFDHPGTVFYAVFVSFWAVTFLEFWKRKSVSLAHHWDCLDFHEEEERPRPEYAAKACDLRENPITGTKEPFFDPREQLPRILTGMGVIIIMITLVLIFIIAVIMYRVVINMVLFENKDLRPRSAIISSTSAAVVNLLIIMAIGRVYETLALKLTQWEMHRTQTEFENQLTFKVFIFQFVNFYSSIFYIAFFKGRFVGYPGHYNRFFGLRSEECNNGGCLIELAQQLGVIMIGKQIINNAQEIIVPKLKGLWHRWQVRLVKVVKLTRWEEDYELIENEGLFQEYLEIVLQFGFITIFVAAFPLAPLFALLNNWVEIRLDAQKFVCETRRPVAERAQNIGVWFQILDALAQIAVISNAFLIAFTSEFLPKILYQYHYDWSLHGYINFTLAYANVNTSGLQQTCRYRDFRDENGDYNIFYWHLLAVRLGFVILFEHVVFGISKLIDIMVPDIPKALELKIKREQYLAKQALADTDRFLTSEEDEEINGAPVQTEDINLRMSEA
- the LOC112557374 gene encoding anoctamin-7-like isoform X2, translated to MEEAMLESTKILTTFVKLHAPWELCCVCAEDLSMRSPLQAHPNPTKNWSETVLQTLHIPVLMSQEVPNQPLDYYTCQFKASKLQRFLGSDDHENFFTPVQRHQIVSHILSNAIYGKRKKAEIGIERLLDEEVFKAAFPLHDGPYELPDSKVHPEDMNPRQVLFHYWARWGAWYKYQPLDHIREYFGEKIGIYFAWIGLYTAWLIPASFVGILVFLYGVFTMNSDIPATEVCLSEDKYVMCPLSDIGEYWSLSDVCFFVKVAYLFDHPGTVFYAVFVSFWAVTFLEFWKRKSVSLAHHWDCLDFHEEEERPRPEYAAKACDLRENPITGTKEPFFDPREQLPRILTGMGVIIIMITLVLIFIIAVIMYRVVINMVLFENKDLRPRSAIISSTSAAVVNLLIIMAIGRVYETLALKLTQWEMHRTQTEFENQLTFKVFIFQFVNFYSSIFYIAFFKGRFVGYPGHYNRFFGLRSEECNNGGCLIELAQQLGVIMIGKQIINNAQEIIVPKLKGLWHRWQVRLVKVVKLTRWEEDYELIENEGLFQEYLEIVLQFGFITIFVAAFPLAPLFALLNNWVEIRLDAQKFVCETRRPVAERAQNIGVWFQILDALAQIAVISNAFLIAFTSEFLPKILYQYHYDWSLHGYINFTLAYANVNTSGLQQTCRYRDFRDENGDYNIFYWHLLAVRLGFVILFEHVVFGISKLIDIMVPDIPKALELKIKREQYLAKQALADTDRFLTSEEDEEINGAPVQTEDINLRMSEA